The genomic region TCAGAGAAAAATGCCAATTTAAGAGAACTCTTCTTCTAAAATTAGCAAAGTTATTTAAGCCATAAGCTCTTCTCTTAATTAGCTTGATTTTCTGATTAAT from Planktothrix sp. FACHB-1365 harbors:
- a CDS encoding transposase; protein product: MNQKIKLIKRRAYGLNNFANFRRRVLLNWHFSLNLS